In one Mucilaginibacter ginsenosidivorax genomic region, the following are encoded:
- a CDS encoding CcmD family protein: MKKLTLMLMLLLSFATAFAQQNGPVEMADVLRSSGKIYVVVCTIVIVFLGLAIYLFSIDRRLRKIEKNQ; this comes from the coding sequence ATGAAAAAGTTAACATTAATGTTAATGTTGTTGCTGAGCTTTGCTACTGCTTTTGCACAACAAAATGGTCCGGTTGAAATGGCCGACGTGTTGCGCAGTTCGGGGAAAATATATGTCGTAGTGTGTACTATCGTGATCGTTTTTTTAGGACTGGCTATTTATCTGTTCTCTATCGACCGCAGGCTTAGAAAAATAGAAAAAAACCAATAA
- a CDS encoding SDR family NAD(P)-dependent oxidoreductase, whose product MEPINKIALITGGSRGLGKNMAFALAKKGINVIITYHSKQDEAQAVVTEAENLGVKAAALQLDAGDVKTFDSFFDQLKMVLTDKFNTANFDFLINNAGIGIHAPFANTTEQDFDLLVNVHLKGVFFLTQKALPLINDGGRIINLSSGLARFSNPGYAAYAAMKGAIEVLTRYQAKELGARGIAVNTVAPGAIETDFGGGVVRDNEQVNKMIAGVTALGRVGVPDDIGGVVAFLCTEDARWINAQRIEISGGMNV is encoded by the coding sequence ATGGAACCAATAAATAAAATAGCCCTTATTACCGGCGGCAGCCGTGGTTTGGGTAAAAACATGGCTTTTGCCCTTGCCAAAAAAGGCATCAACGTAATAATTACCTATCATAGCAAACAAGATGAAGCACAGGCCGTAGTGACCGAAGCCGAAAACCTGGGCGTTAAAGCCGCTGCCCTGCAATTAGATGCCGGCGATGTTAAAACCTTCGATAGCTTTTTTGATCAATTGAAAATGGTTTTAACGGATAAGTTTAACACCGCCAATTTCGATTTTTTGATTAACAATGCCGGAATTGGTATACATGCCCCCTTTGCCAATACTACCGAGCAAGACTTTGACTTGCTGGTTAACGTACACTTAAAAGGTGTTTTCTTTTTAACCCAAAAAGCGTTGCCGCTGATAAACGATGGCGGCCGGATTATTAACCTATCAAGCGGGCTGGCACGTTTTAGTAACCCTGGATATGCTGCTTACGCAGCTATGAAAGGCGCTATTGAGGTATTAACCCGTTACCAGGCCAAAGAACTGGGTGCCCGCGGCATAGCGGTAAATACGGTGGCCCCTGGTGCCATTGAAACCGATTTTGGAGGCGGCGTGGTACGCGACAACGAGCAGGTAAACAAGATGATTGCCGGTGTAACAGCCCTTGGCCGTGTTGGCGTACCCGACGATATTGGCGGCGTAGTGGCGTTTTTGTGCACAGAGGATGCACGTTGGATAAATGCCCAACGCATCGAGATATCGGGCGGCATGAACGTTTAA